In one window of Camelina sativa cultivar DH55 chromosome 15, Cs, whole genome shotgun sequence DNA:
- the LOC104746898 gene encoding adenosylhomocysteinase 2-like isoform X2 — protein MKERLVGVSEETTTGVKRLYQMQETGALLFPAINVNDSVTKSKFDNLYGCRHSLPDGLMRATDVMIAGKVAVICGYGDVGKGCAAAMKTAGARVIVTEIDPICALQALMEGLQVLTLEDVLSEADIFVTTTGNKDIIMVDHMRKMKNNAIVCNIGHFDNEIDMLGLETYPGVKRITIKPQTDRWVFPDTKSGIIVLAEGRLMNLGCATGHPSFVMSCSFTNQVIAQLELWNEKSSGKYEKKVYVLPKHLDEKVAALHLGKLGARLTKLSKDQSDYVSIPIEGPYKPANYRY, from the exons ATGAAGGAGAGATTGGTTGGTGTCTCTGAAGAGACTACTACTGGTGTTAAGAGGCTTTATCAGATGCAGGAGACTGGAGCTCTCTTGTTCCCTGCCATTAACGTCAACGACTCTGTCACCAAGAGCAAG TTTGACAACTTGTATGGATGCCGACACTCGCTCCCCGATGGTCTCATGAGGGCTACTGATGTTATGATTGCCGGAAAGGTTGCTGTGATCTGTGGTTATGGTGATGTTGGAAAAGGTTGTGCTGCAGCCATGAAGACAGCTGGTGCTCGTGTCATTGTGACTGAGATTGATCCAATCTGTGCCCTTCAGGCTCTTATGGAAGGTCTTCAAGTTCTAACCCTTGAGGATGTTCTCTCAGAAGCTGATATCTTTGTCACCACAACTGGAAACAAAGATATTATTATGGTTGACCacatgaggaagatgaagaacaatgcCATTGTCTGCAACATTGGTCATTTTGATAACGAAATCGACATGTTAGGACTTGAGACTTACCCTGGTGTGAAACGTATCACCATCAAGCCGCAGACTGATAGGTGGGTGTTTCCAGACACCAAGTCAGGCATCATTGTTCTAGCTGAAGGTCGTTTGATGAACTTGGGATGCGCAACTGGACACCCTAGTTTCGTGATGTCGTGCTCGTTTACCAACCAGGTGATTGCACAGCTTGAGCTCTGGAACGAGAAGTCGAGTGGGAAGTACGAGAAGAAGGTGTATGTTTTGCCTAAGCACTTGGATGAGAAGGTAGCTGCACTTCACTTGGGCAAGCTAGGTGCAAGACTCACCAAGCTTAGCAAGGACCAATCTGACTATGTCAGCATACCCATTGAAGGTCCTTACAAGCCTGCTAACTACAGGTACTGA
- the LOC104746898 gene encoding adenosylhomocysteinase 2-like isoform X1 → MALLVEKTSSGREYKVKDMSQADFGRLEIELAEVEMPGLVSCITEFGPSQPLKGARITGSLHMTIQTAVLIETLTALGAEVRWCSCNIFSTQDHAAAAIARDSAAVFAWKGETLQEYWWCTERALDWGPGGGPDLIVDDGGDATLLIHEGVKAEEIFEKTGTLPDPTSTDNPEFQIVLAIIKEGLPVDPKKYHKMKERLVGVSEETTTGVKRLYQMQETGALLFPAINVNDSVTKSKFDNLYGCRHSLPDGLMRATDVMIAGKVAVICGYGDVGKGCAAAMKTAGARVIVTEIDPICALQALMEGLQVLTLEDVLSEADIFVTTTGNKDIIMVDHMRKMKNNAIVCNIGHFDNEIDMLGLETYPGVKRITIKPQTDRWVFPDTKSGIIVLAEGRLMNLGCATGHPSFVMSCSFTNQVIAQLELWNEKSSGKYEKKVYVLPKHLDEKVAALHLGKLGARLTKLSKDQSDYVSIPIEGPYKPANYRY, encoded by the exons atggcgtTGCTTGTTGAGAAAACCTCAAGTGGCCGTGAATACAAGGTCAAAGACATGTCTCAAGCCGACTTCGGCCGTCTCGAAATCGAGCTAGCCGAAGTCGAAATGCCTGGACTCGTCTCTTGCATTACCGAGTTCGGACCATCTCAGCCACTCAAAGGAGCAAGAATCACCGGATCACTCCACATGACGATCCAAACCGCCGTCTTGATCGAAACCTTAACCGCTCTCGGCGCTGAAGTCAGATGGTGTTCTTGCAACATCTTCTCAACTCAAGACCACGCCGCTGCTGCCATCGCTCGTGACTCCGCCGCTGTGTTCGCTTGGAAAGGTGAGACTCTTCAAGAGTATTGGTGGTGTACGGAGAGAGCTCTTGACTGGGGTCCAGGTGGTGGTCCTGATCTAATCGTTGATGACGGTGGTGATGCTACTCTTTTGATCCATGAGGGTGTTAAAGCTGAAgagatctttgagaagactggTACGCTCCCTGACCCGACGTCTACTGATAACCCCGAGTTTCAGATCGTGTTGGCGATTATCAAAGAAGGTCTTCCAGTTGATCCTAAGAAGTACCATAAGATGAAGGAGAGATTGGTTGGTGTCTCTGAAGAGACTACTACTGGTGTTAAGAGGCTTTATCAGATGCAGGAGACTGGAGCTCTCTTGTTCCCTGCCATTAACGTCAACGACTCTGTCACCAAGAGCAAG TTTGACAACTTGTATGGATGCCGACACTCGCTCCCCGATGGTCTCATGAGGGCTACTGATGTTATGATTGCCGGAAAGGTTGCTGTGATCTGTGGTTATGGTGATGTTGGAAAAGGTTGTGCTGCAGCCATGAAGACAGCTGGTGCTCGTGTCATTGTGACTGAGATTGATCCAATCTGTGCCCTTCAGGCTCTTATGGAAGGTCTTCAAGTTCTAACCCTTGAGGATGTTCTCTCAGAAGCTGATATCTTTGTCACCACAACTGGAAACAAAGATATTATTATGGTTGACCacatgaggaagatgaagaacaatgcCATTGTCTGCAACATTGGTCATTTTGATAACGAAATCGACATGTTAGGACTTGAGACTTACCCTGGTGTGAAACGTATCACCATCAAGCCGCAGACTGATAGGTGGGTGTTTCCAGACACCAAGTCAGGCATCATTGTTCTAGCTGAAGGTCGTTTGATGAACTTGGGATGCGCAACTGGACACCCTAGTTTCGTGATGTCGTGCTCGTTTACCAACCAGGTGATTGCACAGCTTGAGCTCTGGAACGAGAAGTCGAGTGGGAAGTACGAGAAGAAGGTGTATGTTTTGCCTAAGCACTTGGATGAGAAGGTAGCTGCACTTCACTTGGGCAAGCTAGGTGCAAGACTCACCAAGCTTAGCAAGGACCAATCTGACTATGTCAGCATACCCATTGAAGGTCCTTACAAGCCTGCTAACTACAGGTACTGA
- the LOC104748506 gene encoding uncharacterized protein LOC104748506 — MDPADIPLIQSLAVSKTLRSDRLIWHYTKSGKYSVRSGYRLARELQKEVEVGPTCTVLRAQAWKLEVPSKVQHFFWQVASGSLPVKERVAFQGVRCDVTCQRCGSAVESINHALFECERSCLVWELSPIHTPSTGFPYGSVYSNLDFLYSKVFSSSGGSSIGYLLPWIIWIIWKDRNKKVFKGVEAEPMDIINEATNDKLLWEEAKSFAVNLLPPQPPPEDRVTSVCCKVDGSWKSSDPLEGLGWWYGTHNDRTLLLGARSLRCSPSSLHSEFNALLWAMESLRAAGIDCQNFESDSAELVAMVQAPDDWPAFTHLLEDFHSLRSSFPSFSLTKIPRLSNVRADRLARSSRPLVSEVAFVNSDERNYNRDDQKGFRQVLKYVNR; from the exons ATGGATCCTGCGGATATTCCGCTTATACAGAGCTTGGCGGTTAGCAAGACACTACGTTCGGATAGATTGATTTGGCATTATACTAAGTCCGGTAAATATTCTGTGAGATCTGGATATAGGCTAGCTCGGGAATTACAGAAGGAGGTCGAAGTCGGGCCAACGTGTACAGTGTTACGGGCACAAGCTTGGAAACTTGAAGTCCCATCAAAGGTTCAgcattttttctggcaggtgGCGTCTGGTAGTCTTCCTGTTAAGGAACGGGTCGCTTTTCAGGGGGTCCGGTGTGATGTTACGTGTCAACGGTGCGGTTCGGCGGTGGAGTCTAttaatcatgctctttttgagtgtgAACGATCCTGTTTGGTTTGGGAGTTATCGCCGATTCATACACCGTCGACTGGCTTTCCTTATGGATCAGTGTATTCAAATTTAGACTTCTTATATTCTAAGGTCTTCTCCAGTTCCGGGGGATCAAGTATTGGATATTTGTTGCCTTGGATAATTTGGataatttggaaagataggaataaaaaggtaTTTAAAGGAGTTGAGGCTGAACCAATGGATATTATAAATGAGGCGACAAACGACAAACTTTTGTGGGAGGAGGCAAAGTCCTTTGCTGTCAATTTATTGCCTCCTCAGCCACCCCCGGAGGATAGAGTTACTTCTGTGTGCTGTAAGGTTGATGGTTCCTGGAAAAGTTCGGATCCTTTAGAGGGCTTGGGTTGGTGGTATGGTACTCACAATGACAGGACGCTACTTTTGGGTGCTCGCAGTCTTCGTTGTAGTCCTTCTTCCCTTCACTCGGAGTTTAATGCTTTgctttgggctatggagtctcttcGGGCGGCTGGGATTGATTGTCAGAATTTTGAGTCAGATAGCGCAGAattggtggcgatggtgcaggcTCCGGATGACTGGCCAGCTTTTACACATTTATTGGAAGATTTTCACTCCCTCAGATCATCTTTCCCTTCCTTCTCTCTGACCAAGATCCCGCGATTGTCAAACGTCCGTGCAGATCGTCTAGCTCGCTCCTCTAGACCTTTGGTTTCTGAAGTCGCATTTGTAAACTC AGATGAGAGAAACTATAACCGTGATGACCAAAAAGGATTTCGACAGGTTCTTAAGTATGTCAACCGATGA
- the LOC104746899 gene encoding uncharacterized protein LOC104746899: MGRTGITSDSISGRITMDDDWWVDREMECEKIRALHREPPKQWDIMQRIFKNHDVSDQHMYDVADAQREIEEENNDPDVNDEYNTDEVPATHDYIPQPLDEDGQQPDLSFFDSQELNAESPVLQQEEVGGRSGRQISRQTPYSTDGAEASRRSTASRLRTSANSGRGSRRRRELEEDSKSKVSSGIECDGATCM, from the exons ATGGGTCGAACAGGAATTACCTCAGATTCTATTTCTGGAAGAATCACAATGGATGATGACTGGTGGGTAGACCGTGAAATG GAGTGTGAGAAGATACGTGCATTACATCGCGAACCACCAAAACAATGGGATATAATGCAACGTATATTTAAGAACCATGATGTCTCAGATCAACATATGTATGATGTTGCAGATGCACAAAGAGAGATAGAAGAGGAGAACAATGATCCTGATGTCAATGATGAATACAATACTGATGAGGTCCCAGCTACACATGACTATATTCCTCAGCCCCTAGATGAAGATGGTCAACAACCAGACTTGTCATTCTTTGATTCACAAGAGTTGAATGCAGAAAGTCCAGTGTTACAACAAGAAGAGGTTGGTGGTCGGTCTGGTAGGCAAATATCACGACAAACCCCATATAGTACTGACGGAGCTGAAGCATCTCGAAGGAGTACTGCATCTCGATTGCGAACATCTGCTAATAGCGGTCGTGGTAGTCGTAGAAGAAGAGAGTTAGAAGAAGACAGTAAATCGAAAGTTTCATCAGGTATTGAATGCGATGGAGCGACTTGCATGTGA